TGCGGATGTCAGCGATAAACGGTATTCGCTGGAAGCGGCAATTCATCGGTTTTAGGCTGAAATCCAGGCCAGAATGCGCAGTCTCAGGGCTGATGAGGACAAGGCCCGTGCCCAGAACGACCTGGTTGACGTGGAAATTGCCCAGGCCTGACTGGCAGAACTGGACCGTCAATATGCGCAGCTTGTCATTCATGCCCCGGCAGATGGGGTCTGGGTGGCACATCGTTTGGGGTATACCCGAAAAAAACGCCGGGTTCAACTGCTTGCCTTAGAGGGGCATCTGGACCGTTTCCGGAAGTTAAGTGATAATGCCCTGACCAGAGATAGAACTATTTCAGCATATTTTTTCCCAGGACTGGGGGACGGACTATCGACCGGAGACCGTAAAAAACAGATCCGGTGCACTGGCCTTGTTATCGGTCTGCATGGAGCGGGAGCTGGGCATGACGCCGTACAGGGTTCAGCATATGGCGGCACTTGCCATGCATCAGGGCGCAGTTTCCAGCTGGCACCCGGTGAAGGTAAAACTTTAGCGCTTGCTCTCGTGGGGGCGTTGTACGGATGGACAGGCAGACCCTGCCATGTGGTGACGGCCAATGACTATCTGGCCGAGCGTGATGCGGCATTAATGGCACCGTTTTATCAACGGTGCGGATTATCCGTGTCTGCGGTGCTGCCTCACCAGGCGGGCTTCAGGTATTAATGTTTGAGCCCCATGAATCCCGCCGGGTTGACTGGCAGTTGTTCGGCAGGAGCGGGAGACAGGGGGTTCCGGGGCAGGCAACCCTGTTTGTTTCATCTCAGGATGAACTTCTCCGTCGCCATCTTCCCTGGTTTGCCCGGTGGCTTTCGGGTATCGGCACACCGGTATACGTTCGAAAAATAGCCTTAAAAATCGGTATCCGGCTCGCCCAACGGCATGCAGAACGATTCATGTGGCGGCAGCGCAAACGTCTTGCTGAACGGGACAGACTGATCAAGGATCAATTGACATTTACGGAACAAGGCCGATAATAAGGTTACAAAAGTCTGAAACCCAATATATCCGGCAGGAGAGAACGAATATGAATATAAATAACGAGGTCCGAAATTGCATCCATAAATCATCACCGGCCCCGGCCCATAAAAAAGGCACAATACAGATTGTTCGATAAAAAGAACAATAAGGTTCATACTTGACAAAGTTCACACAATATCCTAACCAAATAATTGTAATTGATTGATTCATCAGCCAAAGGAGTTTTTTATGGTTCATCAGCCGGACGCCCTGAGAAAAGAGGTCCCTCAAAGTGACTGCTGGAATCTGTCCCCCATGTTTCAAACCACAGAGGCGTGGGAATCGCTTTTCCAAGATCTGGAAAAAAAGATCCCCACCTATGACGATTTCAAAGGCACCCTTGCCCAGGGGCCTGAAAGGCTTTTAGCCTGCATTGAATTTGATCACGGTGTCGGGCGGGATATGGATCGTCTTTATACGTATGCCCACCTGAAAAACGATGAAGATAAAACCCAGTCGGACAATGAGGCTCTTTTCCAGCGCGCCTCTAATCTGTATACCCGCATCGGGGAGGCCTCAAGTTTCATGTCCCCTGAAATCCAGGCCATCCCATCAGACCAACTGAAAATATTTCTCGATAAAGACGCGTTTAAGCCATACCGGTTTTACCTGGAACAGATGATCCGGTATATCCCTCACACAAAAGATGCAGCAACCGAACAACTGCTGGCAATGGCGAGCGAAAGCCTGGGGGCCCCCCAGAGAATCTTCTCCCAGCTGGACAACGCAGATCTTAATTTCGGTACGGTAAAAAGACCATCGGGCGATGTTTCTGCCTTGACCCATGGCAACTTTATTACGTTTCTGGGACACAAGGACAGAAATTTTCGCAAAACGGTCTTTGATCAATATTACCAGACCTACCATGACCACAGACACACCATTGCCGCGACCCTGTCCGCCTCGGTAAAAAAAGATTTGTTCTGGGCCAGGGCCAGAAATTTTGATGCCGCACGAAAGTCCGCTCTGTTTGGGGATAATGTTCCCGAAGATGTCTATGACAACCTGATCATTAATGTAAAAAAAGCATTTTCACCGCTTTACCACTACCTTGATTTCAGAAAACAGGCCCTGGGCGTTGACGCGCTGCACATGTACGACACCTATGTACAGCTTGTGCCTGATGTTGACTTTCACATGGACTATGAACAGGCGGTTGAGACCTGCATTGAGGCCCTTGCGCCCTTAGGCCGGGACTATTGCAACACCCTGGAACAGGGCCTGCTCAAGGGCTGGGTAGACAAATACGAAAACAAAGGCAAAAGAAGCGGGGCCTACTCTTCGGGGTGTTACGACTCCAATCCCTATATCCTGCTCAACTATGATTCCGATTCCATCAACAGCCTGTTTACCCTGATTCACGAGGCTGGGCACTCCATGCACACCTATCTTGCCAACAAATCCCAGCCCTACCCCACCCACGGGTATACGATTTTTGTGGCAGAGGTGGCCTCAACCCTTAATGAGGCGCTTTTGGCGCGGCATCTTCTGGAAAAACATACAGCTGCCCCCAAAATGAAGGCCTACATACTGAACCGGGAAATCGACAATATCCGGGGCACATTTTTCCGCCAGACCATGTTTGCCGAATTTGAACATATCATCCATGGTCTGGCCGGTGAAAACCAGCCCCTGACCATTGATACCTTCACATCCGTATACAAAGATCTTCTATCTGTATATTTTGGCGATAAAATGGTCATTGACGACGCCCTTACCCTGGAATGCCTGCGCATCCCCCATTTTTATTCTTCCTTTTACGTGTATAAATACGCCACAGGTCTGGCAGCAGCGTTAGGACTTGTCCAGCGGATAACAGATAAGGGACAGCCTGCCGTGGATGATTATCTTAACTTTCTCAAACTCGGCGGATCCATGTTCCCCATTGATGAACTCAGGGTGGCGGGTGTGGACATGGCATCCAATACCCCTGTACAGGCCGCGGCATCCTATTTTGAATCACGGATCAGCGAACTGGAAACCCTGTGGCAGTCAATGTAGAGCCGGCCATAGAACCCATTGGCGTAATCCATACCTGTTTCAAGGAAAAATTCGGCATCCCCCGGCAGCCCAACCTTGCGGACAAGGCACCGGGGGTACTGGAATTTTTTCCTGAATTTGCAAGGCCGGAAGCTGTCAGAGGGCTTGAACAATTTTCCCATATCTGGCTGATTTTTGTATTTCACAAGGCGGTAAAAAAGGGAGGGAAATGGTCCGCCATGATACGCCCCCCGCGCCTTGGGGGGAATAAAAAGGTGGGCGTATTTGCCTCGCGCTCCCCTTTCCGCCCCAACCCCATCGGTATGTCCTGTGTCCGGCTCGAAGACATTAAATCCACGGCCAAAGGGCCGGTGCTTCACCTGAACGGCGTGGATATCCTGGATCAAACCCCTGTTTTGGACATCAAACCCTATCTGCCCTATTCAGACCGCCTGGACACAGCCCGGGACGGTTTTGCACCGGCACCGGACAACAAAATTTGCCGGGTCAGTTTTTCCGACACGGCAGCAATCCAGATCAAGGAAAGGGAAAAGAC
Above is a window of uncultured Desulfobacter sp. DNA encoding:
- the pepF gene encoding oligoendopeptidase F, producing MVHQPDALRKEVPQSDCWNLSPMFQTTEAWESLFQDLEKKIPTYDDFKGTLAQGPERLLACIEFDHGVGRDMDRLYTYAHLKNDEDKTQSDNEALFQRASNLYTRIGEASSFMSPEIQAIPSDQLKIFLDKDAFKPYRFYLEQMIRYIPHTKDAATEQLLAMASESLGAPQRIFSQLDNADLNFGTVKRPSGDVSALTHGNFITFLGHKDRNFRKTVFDQYYQTYHDHRHTIAATLSASVKKDLFWARARNFDAARKSALFGDNVPEDVYDNLIINVKKAFSPLYHYLDFRKQALGVDALHMYDTYVQLVPDVDFHMDYEQAVETCIEALAPLGRDYCNTLEQGLLKGWVDKYENKGKRSGAYSSGCYDSNPYILLNYDSDSINSLFTLIHEAGHSMHTYLANKSQPYPTHGYTIFVAEVASTLNEALLARHLLEKHTAAPKMKAYILNREIDNIRGTFFRQTMFAEFEHIIHGLAGENQPLTIDTFTSVYKDLLSVYFGDKMVIDDALTLECLRIPHFYSSFYVYKYATGLAAALGLVQRITDKGQPAVDDYLNFLKLGGSMFPIDELRVAGVDMASNTPVQAAASYFESRISELETLWQSM
- the tsaA gene encoding tRNA (N6-threonylcarbamoyladenosine(37)-N6)-methyltransferase TrmO, whose amino-acid sequence is MAVNVEPAIEPIGVIHTCFKEKFGIPRQPNLADKAPGVLEFFPEFARPEAVRGLEQFSHIWLIFVFHKAVKKGGKWSAMIRPPRLGGNKKVGVFASRSPFRPNPIGMSCVRLEDIKSTAKGPVLHLNGVDILDQTPVLDIKPYLPYSDRLDTARDGFAPAPDNKICRVSFSDTAAIQIKEREKTIPNLLPIITQVLENDPRPAYCRARFSNMKSDTRTDVPEKSRVYGIRLFDFDLKWQAAGNKIRVLCLDPASD